In Harpia harpyja isolate bHarHar1 chromosome 12, bHarHar1 primary haplotype, whole genome shotgun sequence, a single window of DNA contains:
- the TMIGD1 gene encoding transmembrane and immunoglobulin domain-containing protein 1 → MAQRSSLAVPYEVPVLAVCFLACVVTGLELSVNNHAADFSLSTSAGPPVSLSCLVQNSSQAEELLWYRGGGKVDLKDGNKVNVSNICISPVTESDNGVTFTCKLARDKSVQVSVILDVQFPPQLTGEESLQIEEDKDVTLTCNAKSNPQAQTAWYKNKNTLILQQNRYQLYQTSQVFQLSIKTVQKSDNGTYTCVVKSALGEGRKDFHLIVEDKKPVFPKEAVIAAAVVVTLTVLFGIVARKDKIFKCFKRSSETAL, encoded by the exons ATGGCACAGAGAAGCAGCCTCGCAGTCCCCTATGAAGTGCCTGtccttgctgtttgctttttggcATGCGTAGTCACAG GTTTGGAGTTGTCTGTGAATAACCATGCTGCTGACTTCTCCCTGTCTACATCAGCTGGCCCTCCCGTCTCCCTCTCCTGCCTAGTACAGAACAGCAGCCAGGCTGAGGAGCTGCTCTGGTATCGAGGAGGCGGCAAAGTGGATCTGAAAGATGGGAATAAAGTGAATGTCAGTAACATCTGCATATCCCCAGTCACCGAGTCTGACAACGGAGTCACCTTCACATGCAAGCTGGCACGGGACAAGTCTGTCCAGGTGTCTGTGATCCTGGATGTCCAGT TTCCTCCCCAGCTGACTGGAGAAGAGTCCCTCCAAATCGAAGAAGACAAAGATGTTACTCTGACCTGCAATGCCAAATCCAACCCTCAAGCCCAAACAGCTTGGTATAAGAACAAGAACACCTTGATCCTACAGCAAAATCGTTACCAGCTGTACCAGACTAGTCAGGTCTTTCAGCTCTCTATCAAAACAGTACAGAAGTCTGACAACGGGACCTACACCTGTGTGGTGAAATCTGctttgggagaggggagaaaggatTTCCACCTGATAGTTGAAG ATAAAAAACCTGTTTTTCCCAAGGAGGCTGTCATTGCTGCTGCCGTGGTGGTTACACTCACGGTACTTTTTGGAATTGTGGCTCGAAAAGATAAAATTTTTAAG TGCTTCAAAAGATCAAGTGAAACAGCTCTGTAA
- the BLMH gene encoding bleomycin hydrolase: protein MNARGLSTEKAAAFSRRLRAEPQFLLAQNVATCNDPLEVCLQRQVVQDTVQVFQHAVPAEGKPVTNQKNSGRCWIFSCLNAMRLPFMKKYNIEEFEFSQPYLFFWDKVERCYYFLNAFAETAQKKEPVEGRLIQFLLSNPTNDGGQWDMLVNIIEKYGVVPKKYFPESHTTEATRRMNEILNHKMREYCLRLRNMVESGTIKGELCAAMDTMIEEVFRIVSTCLGSPPETFCWEFRDKEKNYHKYGPLTPVQFYNEHVKPYFNMEDKICLVNDPRPQNPYNRLYTVEYLGNMVGGRKTLYNNQPVDVLKKLAAVSIKDGEAVWFGCDVAKHFYGKLGINDMNIFNHELVFGVSVKNMNKAERLVFGESMMTHAMVLTAVTEKDGQEEAFEKWRVENSWGEDRGNKGYLIMTDDWFSEYVYEVVVDKKHVPEDILAVMQQEPIVLPAWDPMGALAK from the exons ATGAACGCCCGCG GGCTGAGCACGGAGAAGGCCGCCGCCTTCAGCCGGCGGCTGCGGGCCGAGCCGCAGTTCCTGCTGGCCCAGAACGTGGCGACGTGCAACGACCCGCTGGAGGTGTGCTTACAGCGGCAGGTGGTGCAGGACACGGTGCAGGTCTTCCAGCACGCCGTGCCCGCCGAGGGCAAACCCGTCACCAACCAGAAGAACTCCG GGAGATGTTGGATCTTTTCCTGTCTCAATGCAATGCGTCTTCCTTTCATGAAGAAATACAACATCGAAGAGTTCGAATTCAGCCAGCCGTATCTCTTTTTCTGGGATAAG GTTGAACGTTGTTACtactttttaaatgcctttgcGGAAACAGCTCAGAAAAAGGAGCCTGTGGAAGGAAGACTGATACAGTTCCTGCTCTCCAATCCCACGAATGATGGTGGACAGTGGGATATGTTGGTTAACATTATCG AGAAGTATGGTGTTGTCCCCAAGAAATACTTCCCGGAGTCTCATACCACAGAGGCTACTAGAAGGATGAATGAGATCTTGAATCATAAG ATGAGAGAATACTGTTTGCGGCTAAGAAATATGGTGGAAAGTGGCACAATTAAAGGAGAACTTTGTGCTGCAATGGACACGATGATAGAAGAG GTATTCAGAATAGTGAGCACTTGCCTGGGCAGCCCTCCGGAGACCTTCTGCTGGGAGTTCCGGGATAAGGAGAAGAACTACCACAAATATGGCCCTCTGACACCGGTCCAGTTCTACAATGAGCATGTGAAGCCTTACTTCAACATGGAGGACAAG ATTTGTCTAGTGAATGATCCTCGGCCTCAGAACCCATACAACAGGCTGTATACAGTGGAGTACCTGGGCAACATGGTAGGAGGGAGGAAAACGCTCTATAACAACCAGCCTGTTGATGTCTTGAAAAAATTAGCTGCAGTGTCTATTAAGGATGGcgag GCTGTGTGGTTTGGCTGTGATGTTGCAAAGCACTTCTATGGCAAGCTGGGAATCAATGACATGAATAT ATTTAATCATGAGCTGGTGTTCGGTGTCTCCGTCAAGAACATGAACAAAGCAGAACGATTAGTCTTTGGAGAGTCAATGATGACCCATGCCATGGTCCTGACAGCTGTCACTGAGAAG GATGGGCAAGAAGAGGCATTTGAAAAATGGAGAGTGGAAAACTCCTGGGGTGAAGACCGTGGTAATAAAG GTTACCTGATCATGACTGATGACTGGTTTTCTGAGTACGTGTATGAAGTTGTGGTGGATAAGAAGCATGTACCAGAAGACATCTTGGCAGTGATGCAGCAGGAACCAATTGTTTTGCCAGCTTGGGACCCTATGGGGGCTTTAGCCAAGTGA